The Siniperca chuatsi isolate FFG_IHB_CAS linkage group LG2, ASM2008510v1, whole genome shotgun sequence genome window below encodes:
- the manf gene encoding mesencephalic astrocyte-derived neurotrophic factor — protein sequence MLCLSGLSLALALALLPGSGEALKEGECEVCVTFLGKFYQSLKDNDVKFSSADIEKAITKSCRDAKGKENRFCYYIGATSDAATKMINEVSKPLSYHVPVDKICEKLKKKDSQICELKYDKQLDLTTVDLKKLKVKDLKKILEEWGESCKGCAEKSDFIRKITELMPKYAPAAAQARTDL from the exons atgttgtgtttaagcGGGTTGTCGCTGGCTCTCGCGCTCGCTCTGCTGCCTGGTTCCGGTGAAGCCCTGAAAGAAGGAGAGTGTGAAG tgtgtgtgaccTTCCTCGGGAAGTTTTACCAGTCACTAAAGGACAATGACGTAAAGTTCAGCAGCGCAGACATCGAGAAGGCCATCacaaagagctgcagagatgctaAAGGCAAAGAAAACCGCTTT TGTTACTACATCGGAGCAACAAGTGACGCAGCCACCAAGATGATCAACGAGGTGTCCAAGCCTCTCAGCTACCACGTCCCAGTGGACAAGATCTGTGAGAAACTGAAGAAGAAGGACAGTCAGATCTGTGAACTGAAATACG ACAAACAGCTGGACCTGACCACAGTGGACCTGAAAAAGCTTAAAGTGAAGGACCTGAAGAAGATTCTGGAGGAGTGGGGCGAGTCCTGCAAAGGCTGCGCCGAAAAGTCTGACTTCATCCGCAAAATCACAGAGCTCATGCCCAAGTACGCCCCTGCAGCCGCCCAAGCACGGACAGATCTGTAA
- the oser1 gene encoding oxidative stress-responsive serine-rich protein 1: MEAGGKDCEEETLQTAFKKLRVDAESLPGAVSVSEALAPRVASRACLDTSGAKPKLGCPKDNWHGCMRKTSRGASRTQRRRRSKSPILHPPKFTYCSTTAASALSTPSGCLKHQRLAMPEPVEPRPAVDGRTPSSVAVPAQKELSSSGTPDHISPLVFGSCAGYETHIGAVVSSPSLREIPTVITAVATSSRQGGGSSGDAASSEESGPEKSACDGAESGAGAPRISGPAEAADFRALSELHSSGSAEGPRAPCSCGWRNSSDSQEESGQGAESQCRCQSNHQGWHGVEVYSFTGLRNVISECERSLPSHEDPTRTLSTNTNAAAASSPSSSSSSGSPRSCSEQARAYVDDITIEDLSGYMEYYLYIPKKMSHMAEMMYT, from the exons ATGGAGGCAGGAGGGAAGGACTGCGAAGAGGAGACACTGCAGACGGCCTTCAAGAAGCTGAGGGTTGACGCTGAGAG TTTACCCGGAGCTGTGAGTGTTTCGGAGGCGTTGGCTCCCCGAGTGGCATCACGCGCCTGTCTCGACACCAGCGGAGCGAAGCCCAAACTCGGCTGCCCGAAGGACAACTGGCATGG CTGTATGAGGAAAACTTCGAGAGGAGCATCCAGAACCCAGCGGCGTCGGCGGTCCAAGTCCCCCATCCTCCACCCTCCGAAGTTCACCTACTGCAGCACCACTGCAGCCTCTGCACTGTCGACCCCTAGTGGCTGCCTGAAGCACCAGCGCCTGGCCATGCCTGAGCCTGTGGAGCCTCGTCCTGCAGTCGATGGAAGAACACCCTCCTCTGTAGCTGTCCCGGCCCAGAAAGAGCTCTCTTCTTCGGGCACTCCCGACCACATCTCCCCTCTGGTTTTTGGATCTTGTGCTGGGTACGAGACGCATATTGGAGCTGTGGTTTCCTCGCCATCCTTACGAGAGATCCCCACTgttattactgctgttgcaacaTCATCCAGGCAGGGTGGAGGAAGCTCCGGAGATGCCGCGTCGAGCGAGGAGAGTGGCCCAGAGAAAAGTGCCTGTGACGGAGCAGAGTCTGGAGCTGGAGCACCTCGGATATCCGGGCCTGCAGAAGCCGCTGACTTCCGAGCTTTATCCGAGCTCCACAGTAGCGGCTCCGCAGAAGGCCCCCGCGCTCCCTGCTCCTGTGGCTGGAGAAATAGTTCAGATTCCCAGGAAGAGAGCGGGCAAGGGGCTGAATCTCAGTGCCGGTGCCAGTCCAATCATCAGGGCTGGCATGGCGTGGAGGTGTACTCCTTCACGGGGCTCCGCAATGTCATCTCCGAGTGCGAGAGGAGCCTGCCGAGCCACGAGGACCCCACCAGAACACTCAGCACCAACACTAATGCTGCCGCAGCTTCGTCACCTTCATCGTCGTCGTCGTCTGGCTCCCCTCGCTCGTGTTCGGAGCAGGCGCGAGCCTACGTCGACGACATCACGATAGAGGACCTTTCTGGCTACATGGAGTATTATCTCTACATCCCCAAGAAGATGTCACACATGGCTGAGATGAtgtacacttaa